A part of Paraliobacillus zengyii genomic DNA contains:
- a CDS encoding SepM family pheromone-processing serine protease translates to MNWNKKKIIIYSVLMIVIAFLVAYRLPYYIYKPGGADALSPVVEVADGYESEGDMHLVTVRGGQATPLQYIWALMQPHQDIERLEDVFPEGISQEEYFQAQLQMMESSQEASTVVAYQAADQEIDISYEGVYVVSVLEDMPAFDKLETGDKITEINDQVIKDADELIEMVSGMQVGEEISLTIDREEEQINEVVTLAEFPDNPDQVGIGIQLVTNREVTVDPEITFTSGEIGGPSAGLMFSLEIYDQLTEEDLTKGQEIAGTGEISYEGDVLPIGGIDKKVIAADKEGCTIFFAPNQGGAEDSNYQVALETANEIDTEMEIVPVDTFEDAITYLENLE, encoded by the coding sequence ATGAATTGGAATAAGAAAAAGATTATAATTTATAGTGTATTAATGATTGTCATTGCTTTTCTAGTTGCTTATCGACTACCGTATTACATATATAAACCTGGTGGAGCAGATGCGCTTAGTCCCGTTGTTGAAGTAGCCGATGGATATGAAAGTGAAGGAGACATGCACTTAGTAACGGTAAGGGGTGGACAAGCAACGCCTTTACAATATATATGGGCTTTAATGCAACCTCATCAAGATATTGAACGTTTGGAAGATGTATTTCCAGAGGGGATTAGTCAAGAAGAATACTTTCAAGCTCAACTACAAATGATGGAAAGTTCACAAGAGGCATCTACTGTTGTTGCCTACCAAGCAGCAGATCAGGAGATAGATATTTCTTATGAAGGGGTATATGTTGTTTCAGTTTTAGAAGATATGCCAGCTTTTGATAAGTTAGAAACAGGCGATAAAATAACAGAGATAAATGATCAAGTAATTAAAGATGCTGATGAATTAATCGAAATGGTAAGTGGCATGCAAGTTGGTGAAGAAATTTCTTTAACGATTGATAGAGAAGAAGAACAAATAAATGAAGTGGTTACATTAGCCGAATTTCCTGATAACCCTGATCAAGTAGGCATTGGGATTCAACTTGTTACCAATAGAGAAGTTACGGTTGATCCTGAAATTACATTTACAAGTGGTGAAATCGGTGGACCTAGTGCTGGATTAATGTTTTCTTTAGAAATATATGATCAATTAACAGAAGAGGATCTTACAAAAGGACAAGAGATAGCAGGTACAGGAGAAATTAGCTATGAAGGAGATGTTTTACCTATTGGTGGTATTGATAAGAAAGTAATCGCTGCTGATAAAGAGGGATGTACGATCTTCTTTGCACCAAATCAAGGTGGAGCTGAAGATTCAAATTATCAAGTTGCACTGGAAACAGCTAATGAAATCGATACAGAGATGGAAATTGTGCCAGTAGACACATTTGAAGACGCCATTACTTATTTAGAAAATCTAGAATAG
- a CDS encoding nucleotidyltransferase, which translates to MQACGIIVEYNPFHYGHQYHVKQAKEQTDATCVIACMSGNFLQRGEPAIVDKFMRARMAIDQGVDIVIELPYASAVQHSDNFASGAIALLNELKVSSICFGSEQGNIDSFHQAYQILEENKIEFNAIIKNELSLGKSYPVANNRAFQKIGLTTNTNGLDLSKPNNILGFSYVKSIHKINPLIKAITIKRVQSDYHDQVIKHPYASATSIRKGLLDRHDISDDVSQSLPESTQQYLTAYKEQTGIWHTWEAYFSFLQYRVATMSLEALQMIQGVDEGMEYRLKKTVHEVTSFKQWLTALHTKRFTNTRIQRMFVHILTHTTKNEIKQIQFEQSIPYIRLLGMSEQGKIHLNNTKKERLVPIVTQLSRNLSQMLALDERASDAYYTVLPATMRNQMRKQEFNPPYMK; encoded by the coding sequence ATGCAAGCTTGTGGCATTATTGTAGAGTATAATCCCTTTCATTACGGACATCAATATCATGTGAAGCAGGCAAAAGAACAAACAGATGCAACATGTGTCATCGCCTGTATGAGCGGAAACTTTCTACAAAGAGGCGAACCTGCAATTGTTGATAAGTTTATGCGGGCCCGCATGGCAATTGATCAAGGTGTCGATATTGTCATTGAATTACCATATGCTAGTGCAGTACAACATAGTGACAATTTCGCTTCTGGTGCAATTGCATTATTAAACGAACTAAAAGTTTCGTCTATTTGTTTTGGTAGTGAACAAGGAAATATAGATTCCTTTCATCAAGCATATCAAATTTTAGAAGAAAATAAAATCGAATTCAATGCTATTATTAAAAATGAGTTGTCCTTAGGAAAATCCTATCCTGTAGCAAATAATAGAGCCTTTCAAAAAATCGGCTTAACAACCAACACGAATGGCCTTGATCTTAGTAAACCAAATAACATTTTAGGCTTTAGTTACGTAAAAAGTATTCACAAAATTAATCCATTAATTAAAGCTATCACGATTAAAAGAGTACAAAGTGATTACCATGATCAAGTTATTAAGCATCCATATGCTAGTGCTACGAGCATTCGGAAAGGTTTATTAGATCGACATGACATTTCAGATGACGTGTCACAGTCTTTACCAGAAAGTACTCAACAGTATCTAACAGCTTATAAGGAACAAACAGGTATTTGGCACACCTGGGAAGCTTATTTTTCATTCCTACAATACCGTGTAGCCACTATGTCTTTAGAAGCGTTGCAAATGATCCAAGGTGTAGATGAAGGGATGGAGTATCGGTTAAAAAAGACCGTCCACGAAGTAACGAGTTTCAAGCAATGGCTCACAGCATTACATACAAAACGTTTTACTAATACGCGTATACAACGTATGTTTGTTCATATTTTAACCCATACAACAAAGAATGAGATCAAACAAATCCAATTTGAACAGTCTATTCCTTACATTCGTTTACTTGGTATGTCGGAACAAGGAAAGATTCATTTGAATAACACGAAGAAAGAACGTCTCGTACCAATTGTGACGCAATTAAGTCGTAACTTATCACAAATGTTAGCATTAGATGAACGAGCAAGTGATGCCTATTACACGGTATTACCTGCCACAATGCGCAACCAAATGCGTAAACAAGAATTTAATCCACCATACATGAAATGA
- a CDS encoding YceD family protein — MKISIQKIIRSEVIQFDEKVDISEIETWNNDIRRIDPVLVKGSLTAQGDQITCQMTLKGMMVLPCARTLIDVEYPFELEATELFSISPYYNEEDDSEIHPVDGELLDLDPYIMENVILKIPLRVFASEKELEEHALTSGNGWELVLEEKKEETIDPRMRKLQFLLDKENKENQ; from the coding sequence ATGAAAATTTCTATTCAAAAGATAATTCGTTCTGAAGTTATTCAATTTGACGAAAAAGTAGATATTTCGGAAATTGAAACGTGGAACAATGATATTAGAAGGATCGATCCTGTTTTAGTTAAGGGAAGTCTTACAGCACAAGGTGATCAGATAACGTGTCAAATGACACTAAAAGGTATGATGGTCCTACCATGTGCGAGAACATTAATCGATGTCGAATATCCATTTGAATTAGAAGCAACAGAACTTTTTTCTATTAGTCCTTATTACAATGAAGAGGATGATTCAGAAATTCATCCAGTTGATGGAGAATTACTTGACCTTGATCCTTATATCATGGAGAATGTGATATTGAAAATTCCTTTACGTGTTTTTGCTAGTGAGAAAGAATTAGAAGAACACGCGTTAACTTCAGGTAATGGATGGGAACTTGTTCTCGAAGAAAAAAAAGAGGAAACGATTGATCCTCGTATGAGAAAATTACAATTTCTATTAGATAAAGAAAACAAAGAAAATCAATAA
- the rpmF gene encoding 50S ribosomal protein L32, with product MAVPKRKTSKKVKNQRRTHKKLHVPGMIVCSNCGELTKPHHVCKACGQYDGKQVVEQ from the coding sequence ATGGCTGTACCAAAAAGAAAAACGTCTAAAAAAGTTAAAAATCAACGTCGTACACATAAAAAATTACATGTACCGGGTATGATTGTATGTTCGAATTGTGGTGAACTTACTAAACCTCACCATGTTTGCAAAGCTTGCGGACAATATGATGGTAAACAAGTAGTAGAACAATAG
- a CDS encoding RsfA family transcriptional regulator has product MSTTRQDAWSQDEDALLAETVLRYIRNGKTQLEAFKEVGKRLVRTPAACGFRWNASIRKQYQQAIDLAKKERKKQPHESIYLPTEMNQHLTLEAAISILEKVKGNYDAIEQKQTIDYQQVHDIIDENKALKKQLEKYEEAFNEMQRLWGNFDKPTIKL; this is encoded by the coding sequence ATGAGTACGACTAGACAAGATGCGTGGTCACAGGATGAAGATGCGCTTTTAGCGGAGACGGTATTACGCTATATACGTAATGGTAAAACACAATTAGAGGCATTTAAAGAAGTTGGTAAAAGGTTAGTTAGAACGCCAGCAGCTTGCGGTTTTAGGTGGAATGCTTCGATACGAAAACAGTATCAACAAGCAATTGATTTAGCTAAAAAAGAAAGAAAAAAACAACCTCATGAGTCAATATATCTTCCGACAGAAATGAATCAGCATCTAACGTTAGAGGCCGCGATTTCTATCTTAGAAAAAGTAAAAGGTAATTATGATGCGATTGAACAAAAGCAAACTATTGATTATCAACAAGTTCATGACATAATAGATGAAAATAAAGCGTTAAAAAAACAACTAGAGAAATATGAAGAGGCTTTTAATGAAATGCAACGATTATGGGGAAATTTTGATAAACCTACTATTAAGTTATAG
- a CDS encoding DUF3397 domain-containing protein: MSHIIAYLFAISITFPILVTVGLYYIFKRIYKHPKKVLHSSIAYSTLFYIISVMIMLKHLFQSSYVGIIILFLLVVLMSFVILQWKFTHEVIFRHAFKLFWRSMFLFFLVAYVLLGLTGIIMELIITM, from the coding sequence ATGTCACACATCATTGCATACCTATTTGCAATTAGCATTACATTCCCTATATTAGTTACAGTTGGACTTTATTACATATTCAAAAGAATATATAAACATCCCAAAAAGGTATTGCATAGTAGCATTGCATATTCTACGCTATTTTACATTATTTCTGTTATGATTATGTTAAAACACTTATTCCAGTCATCTTATGTCGGTATAATCATTCTTTTTTTGTTAGTAGTATTGATGAGTTTTGTTATTTTACAGTGGAAATTCACGCATGAAGTTATTTTTAGACACGCTTTTAAATTGTTTTGGCGTTCTATGTTTCTTTTCTTTTTGGTTGCCTATGTCTTACTTGGATTAACAGGTATCATAATGGAACTTATTATCACCATGTAA